A section of the Candidatus Omnitrophota bacterium genome encodes:
- a CDS encoding polysaccharide deacetylase family protein, producing the protein MLKNQHKSRAQEDMGSNLVRFLKNILKTLFYYLGIFKIFAFISKSQKRMPILLYHRVIQDSSRKTHTCAFALRGLAISKEGFRRQIEYLVRNYKVISLGEYIKKRQLRQSLRGCAVITFDDGFRDFRETALGVLRKNNCPATVFIIGNSQRQVYWRHKLYAILDHSEKKQCKFMLDSRTPVSISLINENDKYATLLLLIDILEKLSDEKRENIITRLREELAVSKGVNIDDLYLSPGDLKNLLKANLEIGAHSLSHRDLTTLDKQSFKREIDDSLEYVKEITGKNDVSFSVPFGVINEEIVEYLKLNNVKANVTGKEGLNRHDEDIFLLKRLFIAEDNLAQFVYKISGTQMFLRDVWKNS; encoded by the coding sequence ATGCTGAAAAATCAGCATAAGTCAAGAGCCCAAGAGGATATGGGCAGTAATCTGGTAAGATTTCTAAAGAATATACTTAAAACCCTGTTTTATTATTTAGGAATTTTTAAGATTTTTGCTTTTATTTCTAAAAGCCAGAAGAGGATGCCCATTCTTCTTTATCATCGCGTTATACAGGATAGCTCTAGGAAAACGCACACTTGCGCATTCGCCTTAAGGGGATTAGCGATTTCAAAGGAGGGGTTTCGAAGACAGATTGAGTATCTAGTTAGAAATTACAAAGTTATCAGTTTAGGAGAGTACATAAAAAAGAGGCAACTCAGGCAATCTCTTCGTGGTTGCGCTGTTATTACTTTCGATGACGGATTCAGGGATTTTAGAGAAACAGCATTAGGAGTGCTTAGAAAAAATAATTGTCCGGCAACAGTTTTTATTATTGGGAATAGCCAAAGGCAAGTTTACTGGCGGCATAAACTTTATGCGATTCTTGATCATTCAGAGAAAAAGCAGTGTAAATTTATGCTGGATTCCCGTACCCCTGTTTCTATATCCTTAATAAATGAAAATGATAAATATGCGACCTTACTTTTATTAATAGATATTTTAGAAAAATTATCAGACGAGAAGAGAGAGAATATTATTACTAGATTAAGAGAGGAATTGGCTGTTTCTAAAGGTGTCAATATTGACGATCTTTATCTTAGTCCGGGAGACTTAAAGAACTTGCTTAAGGCGAATCTGGAAATAGGCGCACATTCCCTGTCACATCGCGACTTAACAACGTTGGATAAGCAGAGTTTCAAGAGAGAAATAGATGATTCTTTAGAATATGTAAAAGAGATCACTGGGAAAAATGATGTATCTTTTTCTGTGCCCTTTGGTGTGATTAATGAGGAAATTGTTGAATATCTAAAGTTAAACAACGTCAAGGCTAACGTGACTGGCAAGGAAGGATTAAATAGGCACGATGAAGACATTTTTCTTTTAAAGAGATTATTTATTGCAGAAGATAATCTGGCGCAATTTGTGTATAAAATCTCTGGGACGCAGATGTTTTTAAGAGACGTTTGGAAAAATTCATGA
- a CDS encoding MOP flippase family protein, protein MNKPFNLRTHMLSGLRWVGLSRLFRCGLQIVFIAILARLLSPEDFGIMAIVMTFMAASLIFGDLGLSSAIVQKRQIREITLSTSLWLCILAGFILFIIMLNCAQLISRFFRKEIIAPLIMTISIKFIIDSFGIVHETLLRKDLLFKRIAFVEISETVFYGASSVIFALNGFGVWSLVFGYLLGSLIRTICLWGACSWRPALRFNLSSFGEIFYFARNVLGFKIVNYLTTNLDRLIIGRILGSVALGYYSMAYNISNLPREKLSSIVNRVGFPAFSKIQNDKIQLRNAYLKIITYAAIIVFPLLSGLIILCPEFVRVVFTQKWSAMVVPLQYLCLGAMFFSITSFVGIVFLATGHAEFELRLSIISLFSIVIALIFGVRFGVVGIARGICIYAVVINIIGQLFIRQLIKMGLRSYLKALYPAIIPSAIMCLVLKLFLIWQNLNLGLGDILLLVSSVALGLFIYLLSLFVVSPSLAKEIREMFIIKNHESLT, encoded by the coding sequence ATGAATAAGCCATTCAATTTAAGAACTCATATGCTTAGCGGACTCAGGTGGGTTGGTCTTTCTCGATTATTTCGTTGCGGATTACAGATTGTCTTTATTGCTATTTTAGCCCGTCTGTTGTCTCCGGAAGATTTTGGTATTATGGCTATAGTGATGACGTTTATGGCCGCCTCTTTAATATTTGGAGATTTGGGTTTAAGTTCAGCTATTGTGCAGAAGAGGCAGATTAGAGAAATAACACTTTCCACATCATTATGGTTATGTATTTTAGCTGGTTTTATATTATTTATAATAATGCTTAATTGTGCGCAATTGATATCGAGATTTTTCCGTAAAGAAATTATTGCTCCGCTTATTATGACTATATCCATAAAATTTATAATAGATTCTTTTGGCATCGTGCATGAGACATTGCTGCGAAAAGACCTGCTTTTTAAAAGGATAGCCTTTGTTGAAATCTCTGAAACTGTATTTTATGGCGCTTCTTCAGTAATCTTTGCCTTAAATGGCTTTGGTGTTTGGAGTTTAGTTTTTGGATATCTCCTAGGCAGTCTAATCAGGACTATTTGTTTATGGGGGGCCTGCTCCTGGCGGCCGGCCTTAAGATTTAACTTAAGTAGCTTTGGGGAAATTTTTTATTTTGCCAGAAATGTGCTCGGCTTTAAGATAGTTAACTATTTAACTACCAACCTAGATCGTCTCATAATCGGCAGAATACTGGGAAGCGTTGCTTTAGGCTATTATTCCATGGCTTATAATATTTCTAATCTTCCCAGAGAAAAACTCTCTTCAATAGTAAACAGAGTTGGTTTTCCTGCCTTTTCTAAGATACAGAATGATAAGATCCAGCTAAGGAATGCCTATTTAAAAATCATAACTTATGCAGCAATAATAGTTTTTCCTTTGCTTTCTGGCTTAATTATTCTCTGCCCTGAATTTGTGAGGGTTGTATTTACGCAGAAATGGAGCGCAATGGTTGTCCCGCTTCAATATTTATGCTTAGGGGCAATGTTTTTTTCTATAACCTCTTTTGTGGGGATAGTGTTTCTTGCTACAGGGCATGCGGAATTTGAATTACGTCTTTCTATTATTTCTTTGTTTTCAATTGTAATCGCTCTAATTTTTGGTGTTAGATTTGGTGTTGTCGGCATAGCCAGAGGAATTTGTATATATGCAGTAGTTATAAATATTATTGGGCAGCTATTTATCAGGCAGCTGATTAAAATGGGTTTGAGGAGTTATTTAAAAGCATTGTATCCGGCGATAATTCCTTCGGCGATTATGTGTTTGGTCCTTAAATTGTTTTTAATATGGCAGAATTTGAATTTAGGATTAGGGGATATCTTGTTGCTTGTTAGTTCTGTGGCCTTAGGGCTGTTTATTTATCTTTTGAGCCTTTTTGTTGTAAGCCCTTCCTTAGCTAAAGAGATCAGAGAAATGTTCATTATCAAAAACCATGAGAGCCTCACTTAA
- a CDS encoding class I SAM-dependent methyltransferase: protein MRASLKILYHKIVSKVKSLDKATSYKLGDILRNLTDVNTRRYWDRIFSKTDEFLRDFPYEPLKDILPKDRSFSLLDIGCAMGDGLNILKTYFPKAHFEGADISAVGIEKAKVKTKDINYFVLDLKTQEPPRKYDFITLIHTLEHFNDPFAIVDKCLKFTNEALIVRTPYIEQFDNPRLYLSGEHRHLFNKHTFEKYNCEVLHISDHIEAGGYKYILYRIEP from the coding sequence ATGAGAGCCTCACTTAAAATTCTCTATCACAAAATTGTTTCTAAAGTTAAGTCATTGGATAAGGCTACGTCCTATAAACTTGGAGATATCCTGAGGAACTTGACGGACGTCAATACGAGAAGGTACTGGGATCGCATATTTTCAAAAACAGATGAGTTCTTGCGCGATTTTCCTTATGAACCTTTAAAGGATATCTTGCCTAAAGACAGGTCATTTTCTCTTCTGGATATAGGTTGCGCCATGGGGGATGGCTTAAATATTTTAAAAACATATTTTCCTAAGGCGCATTTTGAGGGGGCAGATATAAGTGCAGTTGGTATAGAAAAGGCCAAGGTTAAAACTAAAGATATTAATTATTTTGTTTTAGATTTAAAGACTCAGGAGCCACCCAGGAAATATGACTTTATCACATTAATCCACACTTTGGAACACTTCAATGATCCCTTCGCTATTGTAGATAAATGTTTAAAGTTTACTAATGAAGCGCTGATTGTGCGCACACCTTATATAGAGCAGTTTGATAATCCCCGGCTTTATTTAAGCGGTGAGCATCGGCATCTTTTTAATAAACATACATTCGAAAAGTATAATTGCGAAGTCTTACATATTAGTGACCATATCGAGGCGGGCGGGTACAAATATATTTTGTATAGAATAGAACCATAA
- a CDS encoding class I SAM-dependent methyltransferase, which produces MVLNILLRLRDKISKILMFSEIYWLPRYYSLLKIAKFKKGGLILDAGCAQGLIAIALAKKGLRVIGIDKSIEEIAQARKLVFDKGLNSKIHFVVCDLCNLPFSGNHFDHVISLDTLEYIEDDLTALRECARVLKAQGKLRLALPLGYACSANLFSVQRILRRLIPHSFFSRDLPQGKAWLEADDDYMMRKLGDVRKYSLQEIKKKTEPLFRLLRSVYFLKIFSSLATDITYGIRGLSRFKFIFFFPAVRIDYYAQNKQPGYGLFLELVKKG; this is translated from the coding sequence ATGGTGCTTAATATATTACTTAGATTAAGGGATAAGATTTCAAAGATTTTGATGTTTTCTGAAATTTACTGGCTTCCTCGCTACTATTCATTACTTAAAATAGCTAAATTTAAGAAAGGTGGATTGATATTAGATGCTGGTTGCGCACAGGGATTAATTGCGATAGCGCTGGCCAAAAAGGGATTAAGGGTTATTGGCATTGATAAGTCAATTGAGGAAATTGCTCAAGCAAGAAAGCTTGTCTTTGATAAGGGTCTTAACAGCAAAATTCATTTTGTTGTTTGCGATCTATGTAACTTGCCTTTTAGCGGGAATCATTTTGATCATGTCATATCTCTAGATACCTTGGAATATATTGAAGATGATTTAACGGCTTTAAGAGAATGCGCCAGAGTGCTGAAGGCGCAAGGGAAATTAAGACTCGCCTTACCGCTAGGTTATGCCTGTAGCGCTAATCTTTTTTCCGTTCAACGAATATTGAGGAGATTGATACCTCATTCTTTCTTTAGCAGAGATTTGCCGCAAGGCAAAGCCTGGTTAGAGGCCGACGATGATTATATGATGAGAAAGCTCGGTGATGTGCGTAAGTATTCCTTGCAAGAAATAAAGAAAAAAACAGAGCCTCTTTTTAGGCTTTTGCGTAGTGTTTATTTCTTGAAGATATTTAGCTCTTTAGCTACGGATATAACTTATGGGATAAGAGGTCTAAGTAGATTTAAGTTCATTTTCTTTTTTCCTGCGGTACGAATTGATTATTATGCCCAGAATAAGCAGCCCGGCTATGGTTTATTTTTAGAGTTAGTCAAGAAGGGATAG
- a CDS encoding glycosyltransferase family 4 protein, with amino-acid sequence MKILSISNLDIWPAGENKGIPSIFFSQKGFVQRGHEVFFLSPAKMGKRGQELYQGIKIFRFKFPFLRLFSSISSLRLDRFCSHIKSTFLSNLELLFFQLLSLFWAIKIGCKLRPDLIYVHSLTPSFVGWLASKLLRTRLVFRIYGTIDLYWKFRRPLARIKEFRSYLVFKLRPDYFVITRDGTQGARLAKKLGVREEKIIDYRNGVDFSMYAPNLYTKEKLCQELGIGTDSKIILSLSKLIPFYAVERLIFSLVELFKVDPHIVCIVARDGPEMAKLKEFVSNNNIENRVIFVGYVDREFVKKLLNVCDVFVSVSEYSNTNNALFEAMVCARCIVTLKDETIEETLTHKKNAILVPLEELNSLSNILGKVLSDDSMRERLGRQAQSRAREILESWPERIDREAQLLEALIKS; translated from the coding sequence ATGAAAATATTAAGCATTTCTAATCTGGATATCTGGCCAGCAGGAGAGAATAAGGGCATACCTTCAATATTTTTTTCACAAAAAGGATTTGTCCAAAGAGGCCATGAGGTATTTTTTTTATCTCCAGCTAAGATGGGAAAAAGAGGTCAGGAGCTTTATCAGGGAATTAAAATTTTCAGATTTAAATTTCCCTTTTTGCGTTTATTCAGTTCTATTTCTTCTTTACGCTTAGATAGGTTTTGCTCTCATATAAAAAGCACCTTTCTTTCAAATTTAGAATTGTTATTTTTTCAGCTTCTTTCTTTATTTTGGGCGATTAAGATTGGCTGCAAGTTAAGGCCAGATCTTATTTATGTCCATAGCCTCACCCCTAGTTTTGTGGGGTGGTTAGCAAGTAAGTTACTAAGAACTAGGCTTGTGTTTAGAATATACGGAACCATAGACCTTTATTGGAAATTTAGGCGTCCCTTAGCCAGGATAAAAGAATTTAGGAGCTATCTTGTTTTTAAGTTAAGGCCAGATTATTTTGTAATTACTAGAGACGGCACTCAAGGTGCACGCTTAGCTAAGAAGTTAGGGGTAAGAGAGGAGAAAATAATAGATTACCGCAATGGTGTAGATTTTTCTATGTATGCCCCAAACCTATATACCAAAGAAAAACTCTGCCAAGAATTAGGGATAGGGACGGATTCTAAGATTATACTTTCTCTTTCAAAGTTAATTCCTTTCTACGCAGTGGAGCGACTTATATTCTCTCTTGTAGAGCTTTTCAAAGTCGATCCCCATATCGTTTGTATCGTAGCCAGGGATGGTCCAGAAATGGCCAAATTAAAGGAGTTTGTTAGCAATAATAATATTGAGAATAGAGTTATTTTTGTTGGCTACGTTGATCGGGAATTTGTTAAGAAATTGCTCAATGTCTGTGATGTTTTTGTCTCTGTATCAGAATACAGCAATACCAATAATGCCTTATTTGAGGCGATGGTCTGTGCCAGATGTATTGTAACCTTAAAGGATGAAACTATAGAGGAGACCCTTACTCATAAGAAGAATGCAATTCTAGTTCCTTTAGAAGAATTAAATAGCTTATCTAATATATTAGGAAAAGTTTTATCTGACGACTCAATGCGAGAGAGGCTAGGTAGGCAAGCCCAGAGCAGGGCTAGAGAAATTCTAGAGAGCTGGCCCGAGAGAATTGATAGGGAGGCGCAGTTACTCGAAGCTTTAATAAAATCATAG
- a CDS encoding phosphocholine cytidylyltransferase family protein: protein MKAIIIAAGMGSRLSPLTRSLPKCMLQFKGKSLLERQLEVFKAVNIKNIILIKGYRKEKIDYPKIKYYINDDYENNNILNSLFYAEQEIVGDVIVSYSDILFKRSVLEKLLTSKNDISIVVDRDWKESYKGRKYHPQEEAEKVILDANNNVLEIGKVLSKNHAVSGEFIGLMKLSSSGSGIFREHFKRVKKIYWGKPFQKAAIFQKAYLTDMIQEMLDCGAKINSVVIEGGWREIDTIEDYEKALKELGQCSESHD from the coding sequence ATGAAAGCAATTATTATTGCCGCAGGCATGGGGAGTCGTTTGAGTCCATTAACACGTAGTCTGCCTAAATGTATGTTGCAGTTTAAGGGTAAGTCACTTCTAGAGCGCCAGCTTGAAGTCTTTAAAGCAGTTAATATAAAGAACATCATCTTGATTAAGGGGTATAGAAAAGAAAAAATAGATTATCCTAAAATTAAATATTATATCAACGATGACTATGAGAATAATAATATATTGAATTCTTTATTCTATGCAGAGCAAGAGATAGTAGGGGATGTTATTGTTTCCTATTCAGATATTCTCTTTAAAAGAAGCGTATTAGAAAAACTGCTTACCTCAAAAAATGACATTTCAATCGTAGTGGATAGAGACTGGAAAGAGAGTTATAAAGGGCGTAAATATCACCCTCAGGAAGAGGCGGAAAAGGTCATACTGGATGCTAATAATAATGTTTTGGAGATAGGGAAGGTCCTATCAAAAAATCATGCTGTTTCTGGAGAATTTATTGGTTTGATGAAACTTAGCTCAAGCGGCTCAGGAATATTCAGAGAACATTTTAAAAGAGTGAAAAAGATTTATTGGGGAAAGCCTTTTCAGAAAGCCGCTATCTTTCAAAAGGCCTATTTAACCGACATGATTCAAGAGATGTTGGATTGCGGTGCAAAGATTAACTCTGTAGTCATTGAGGGTGGTTGGAGAGAAATCGATACGATTGAAGATTACGAGAAGGCCTTAAAGGAATTGGGGCAATGTAGTGAATCCCATGATTAA
- a CDS encoding MFS transporter yields the protein MIKNFSNDNDVKKKLKYWRRRVFISLWITYASFYLCRVNISIAIPGMLEEYALTKTAMGVILSALFSAYALGQFINGQLGDKFGARKLIALGAVVSSILNLIFPVLPGIVSVLAIVWGLNGYFQSMGWAPSTKTIANWFPRSSRGKITGIFGSCYQVGNAFSWALAGFVVGLFGWRFAFWIPAVILMFIAIQWFINGRNAPEELGLPTVEDCRNGTFDVREKAKDEHLGFKFTMRTVLSNPQIWMTGFALFGLNIVRYGFMSWAPTYMFEMENVSVSVAAYKAIAIPLVGSLGAFFAGWISDKFFQSRRAPIVVFMLIGLMFFTIIYPHLKHLHWIFSLICLMAIGFTIYGPHVMICATIPMDYASRKATASAAGFIDGLGYIGAALTGVISGFLVDNYGWNAAFYFWVTAVFLAVILMSLQWRYIPKSGKYE from the coding sequence ATGATTAAAAATTTTTCTAACGACAATGATGTAAAGAAGAAGCTTAAATATTGGCGCAGAAGAGTTTTTATTTCTCTTTGGATAACCTATGCCTCATTTTATTTATGTCGAGTGAATATCTCTATTGCAATCCCTGGGATGTTAGAAGAGTATGCTCTGACAAAGACAGCTATGGGCGTAATACTCAGTGCTCTATTTTCTGCCTATGCTCTGGGACAATTTATAAATGGACAGTTAGGAGATAAATTTGGAGCCAGAAAATTAATCGCTTTGGGAGCAGTTGTTTCTTCGATATTGAATTTGATCTTTCCTGTCCTTCCGGGAATTGTATCAGTTTTAGCAATAGTTTGGGGCTTAAATGGATATTTTCAATCCATGGGATGGGCACCCAGTACCAAGACGATAGCTAATTGGTTTCCAAGAAGTAGCCGGGGTAAGATTACCGGTATCTTCGGCTCTTGCTATCAAGTTGGTAATGCTTTTAGCTGGGCCTTAGCTGGATTTGTGGTAGGGTTGTTCGGGTGGCGATTTGCCTTTTGGATTCCCGCGGTTATTCTTATGTTTATTGCAATACAATGGTTTATTAACGGTCGCAATGCTCCCGAAGAATTGGGTTTGCCTACAGTTGAGGATTGCCGAAATGGGACCTTTGATGTCAGAGAGAAAGCAAAAGATGAACATTTAGGGTTTAAGTTTACAATGCGTACTGTGTTGAGTAATCCTCAGATTTGGATGACCGGATTTGCTTTATTCGGTTTAAATATTGTAAGATATGGTTTTATGAGTTGGGCTCCTACTTATATGTTTGAGATGGAGAATGTATCTGTGTCAGTCGCAGCTTACAAGGCGATAGCTATACCACTTGTTGGTTCCTTGGGTGCTTTTTTTGCTGGGTGGATTTCGGATAAATTCTTTCAATCTCGTAGAGCCCCGATAGTAGTCTTTATGCTCATAGGTCTTATGTTTTTTACTATAATCTATCCTCATCTAAAGCATTTGCATTGGATCTTTAGTCTAATTTGTCTTATGGCTATAGGATTTACGATATATGGTCCGCATGTAATGATCTGTGCTACAATCCCTATGGATTATGCTTCTCGTAAGGCAACTGCCTCGGCAGCGGGGTTTATCGATGGCTTAGGATATATTGGCGCCGCATTGACCGGAGTTATTTCAGGATTTTTAGTTGATAATTATGGATGGAATGCAGCGTTTTATTTTTGGGTGACAGCAGTCTTTTTAGCTGTAATTTTGATGTCTTTGCAGTGGAGATACATTCCTAAAAGTGGTAAATATGAATAA
- a CDS encoding CDP-alcohol phosphatidyltransferase family protein produces the protein MFENLGEIKKTQKSMEWWTELVIYKFSTPLVSLLKDTSITANQLTLISLSVVIIASFIIALGNYAGLIIAAILLQISFILDNADGQLARYRKQASAFGHWLDSTCDRLCELFILMALTYRFSFANDKALFFGFFSLFLIYYYNGLELRNPAYVDPKEKNKIEAKEGAFFSQLRVVKNRLKWIPFNTGEQYFLFSLFLVLNRIDLFFYFFICYGSLFIIFLSAYKYYQYRLLMREGR, from the coding sequence ATGTTTGAGAATTTAGGTGAGATAAAAAAGACACAGAAATCTATGGAATGGTGGACAGAGCTTGTTATATATAAGTTCTCAACCCCCTTAGTCTCGTTGCTTAAGGATACTTCCATAACTGCAAATCAACTCACTTTAATTTCGCTAAGTGTTGTGATAATCGCATCTTTCATAATAGCCTTGGGTAATTATGCAGGTTTAATAATAGCAGCAATCTTATTACAGATTAGTTTTATACTAGATAATGCGGATGGACAGCTGGCTCGATATAGGAAGCAGGCCTCTGCATTTGGTCACTGGCTAGATTCTACATGCGATAGACTCTGTGAACTTTTCATACTTATGGCTCTGACTTATAGATTTTCTTTTGCCAACGACAAGGCATTATTTTTCGGTTTTTTTAGCCTTTTTCTTATTTATTATTATAACGGATTAGAGTTAAGAAATCCTGCTTATGTTGATCCTAAAGAGAAAAACAAGATAGAGGCTAAAGAAGGTGCTTTTTTTAGTCAGCTTAGAGTAGTTAAGAATAGACTTAAATGGATACCCTTTAATACGGGAGAGCAATATTTTTTATTCTCGTTATTTTTGGTTTTGAATCGAATAGATCTCTTCTTTTACTTCTTTATATGTTACGGCAGCCTATTTATAATTTTTCTTAGCGCTTATAAATATTATCAATATAGATTGTTGATGAGAGAAGGCCGTTGA